In the Streptomyces sp. 3214.6 genome, CGCCGAGCTGTACCGCGAGGGCCGACTGCTGCTCGACGAACTCGTCACGCAGACCTATCCCGTCGAGGACTTCGAGAAGGCGACGGCGGACGCGGAGGCGGGGCGGGTGGCGCGAGGGGTACTGACGTTCTAGCGGACGAGGACGTCGCGCTGACGGGCGGGCTGATGACGGGCGGGGTGGCGGGCGGGGTGACGCGCGGGCGGTCGGGCGGTCGGGCGGGGTTATCCACAGGCTCTGGAAAACGCGTGGGCGGTGTCAGTGGCAGCGCCTACGGTCGTTTCATGAGCTACCGCGATGTCGCGTCCAAGCAGGTGCTGATCTGGGCCTGCACCGCTGTCGGCGCTCGTATGCCGGTTGCCATGGCCCCGTTGGCCCTGGTGTTCCTGGTGCGCGAGCGGCCCGGCGGCTACTCGCTGGGCGCGATGCTCGCGGCGGCGTATGTCATCGGTGAGATCGTGGGCGCTCCGGTTCTCGGGATGCGGCTGCGGTATGAGCGGGCCCGCCTGCACCTGGCTGCCGGGCTTGCGTGCGGGGCCGTCGGGTTCGCGGGACTGGGGGCCATACCGGGCGCGCATCCCGCCGTTCTCGGTGGGTTCGCGCTCGTGGCCGGGGCCGCTCCGGCCGCCGCCACCGGCGGGCTGCGCACGCTGCTCACCACGCTGGTCCCGGAGCGGTCGGCGGCGCAGGCGCTTTCGGTCGAGTCGATGCTGACGGCCGGCGTGTGGGCCGCCTCGCCGGCCGCGGTAGCCGGGCTGGCCCTCGGCGTCGCGCCGCGCGTCCCGCTGCTGCTGGCCGCCGCCCTGATGGCGTCGTCGGTCACGGGCCTGTGGCTTCTGCCGGCCGCCTGGGGTGCGGACCACCACGGCGGTGGCGGGACGCGACTGCGGGTGCTGGCCGGGGCCTGGCCGGTGTATGTCACGGGCGCGGCGAGTCTGGCCCTGCTCGGGCTGGCCGAACTCGTCCTGCCGGCGCTGCTCGAACAGCGGGGCGTCGGGGTGGGCTGGTCGGGGCCGTTGCTGACCGGGATGGCGGTGGGCGGGGGGCTCGGCGGGTTCGTCTACGGGTTGCGGACCTGGCCGGGGCTGTTGCGCACCCGCAGCGTGGTGCTGATGGTGGGGACGTCGGTGTGTGTGACCCTCGCCGCGCTGATACCGGGCGCGGTCGGGATCGCGGCGGCGCTGGCCGTGGGCGGCACGCTCCAGACGGGCGCGATGCTCACCCGCAACCTCTCCCTGCGTGAGGCCCTGCCGGCGGGTGCCCTGGCCGCGGGCTACTCCGTCATGTACGCGGCGGCGGGGGCGGGTTACGCGGCGACGGGGTCGCTCGCCGGCGCTCTGCTCCAGGTGGTGGCGCCGTCGACCGCGATGCTGGCCGGGGTGGTGCTGACCCTGGCGCTGACCGTGCTCGGTTGGTGGGGCGAGATACGGCACGCCGACCGCTCAGCGCAGGGTGCCGATCCCGCCGTGGCCTTCGCCGCCCCGGCCGGTTCCGCCGCCCCGGCCGGTTCCGCCGGCTTGGGTGGTTTCGAGGGCTCGGCCGCTTCTGCCGCTTGCGCCGGTTCCGTTGCTCCGGTTGTGCCCGGTCGTGCCGACTCGCGGGCCGCCGAGTCCCGGGCGGTCGGCTCCGGTTCGGAAGGTGCGGCGGTACGCGGTCGGGGTGACGCCGAGGGCCGCCTGTAGGTGCTGGCGCATCGACTGGGCGGTGCCGAAACCGGCGTCCCGGGCGATCTGGTCGACGGACAGGTCGCTGGACTCCAGCAGGTGCCGGGCCCGCTCGACGCGCTGCTGGGTGAGCCACTGGCCGGGGCTGATCCCGACCTCCTCGCGGAAGCGGCGCGTGAAGGTCCGCACGGACATGGCCTCCTGTTCGGCCATGTCGCGCAGCTGGATCGGCTCGTGGAGGCGGCCCAGCGCCCACGCACGGGCGCCGGTCGTGGTCGCCGTCTGCGGATCGGGCACGGGGCGCTCGATGTACTGCGCCTGGCCGCCGTCGCGGTGCGGCGGTACGACCGTACGGCGGGCGACGTCGTTGGCGACGGCGGTGCCGTGGTCGCGGCGCACGATATGCAGGCACAGGTCGATGCCGGCGGCGACGCCGGCGGAGGTGAGGACGTCACCGTCGTCGATGAACAGGACGTCCGGGTCGACGTCGATCTGTGGGAAGAGCCGCTGGAGGCGGTCGGAGTCGGCCCAGTGCGTGGTGGCGGGGCGGCCGTCGAGGAAGCCGGCGGCGGCCAGGACGTACACGCCGGTGCAGATGGAGGCGAGGCGGGTGCCGGGCCGGATGTGGGCGAGGGCGGCGGCGAGGTCGTCGGTCAGCACGCCCTCCTCGAAGACCGGGCCGAGCTCGTAGCAGGCCGGGACGATCACGGTGTCGGCGGTGGCCAGGGTCTCGGGGCCGTTCGCGACCATGATCGCGAAGTCGGCGTCCGTCTCGACGGGTCCCGGTGGCCGGATGGAGCAGGTGACGACCTCGTACAGGTGCCGGCCCTCGGCGTCCTTGGGGCGGCCGAAGATGCGGTGCGGGATGCCCAGCTCGAAGGGGAGGAGGCCGTCGAGGGCGAGGACGGCGACGCGGTGGGGGCGGAAGCCGGTGGCCGAATCCATGGCCCGATCCTACCGAATGCTGTCCCTCGGGCCACTCGTTGTGGGTGCCGGAATCAGGAACCTTTATGGCGTGACCCAGACAAGCGAGGCTCCCGCAGCCATAGAGGACAAGAAGCCCACCCCTCGTCTCCGCATCCATCGCGCCTGGTTCGTCGCCGCCGTCACCTTCGTCACGATCATCGGTGCGGCCGCCTTCCGGTCGCTTCCGGGCCTGCTCATCGATCCGCTGCACGAGGATTTCGGCTGGTCGCGCGGCACGATCGGCGCGGCGGTCTCGATCAACCTGGCGTTGTACGGCCTTACGGCCCCGTTCGCGGCGGCGCTGATGGATCGTTTCGGCATCCGTCGGGTGGTCGCCGTGGCCCTGACCGTGATCGCGGCCGGTTCGCTTCTGACCGTGTGGATGACGGCGGCCTGGCAACTGCTGCTGTGCTGGGGCCTGTTGGTGGGCCTGGGCTCGGGCTCGATGGCGCTGGCCTTCGCGGCGACGGTCACCGACCGCTGGTTCATGGCGCGCCGGGGCCTGGTCAGCGGCATCCTGACCGCGGCCTCCGCCTCTGGCCAGCTGATCTTCCTGCCGCTGCTGTCGTGGATGGTCACGCGCTACGACTGGCGCCCGGCGGCCGTGACGGTGGCGCTGGCCGCGCTCGCCGTCGTCCCCTTCGTGTGGCTGTTGCTGCGCGACCACCCGGCCGATGTCGGCCAGAAGCCGTACGGAGCACAGGAGTTCGTGCCGAAGCCGCCTCCCTTGGAGGGCGCCGCGCGACGCACGCTGCGGGTGCTCTTCTCGGCGGTCCGCACGGGGCCGTTCTGGCTGCTGGCCGGTACCTTCGCGATCTGCGGCGCCTCGACGAACGGTCTGATCCAGACCCACTTCGTCCCGGCGGCCCACGACCACGGCATGCCGGTCACGGCAGCGGCCTCGCTCCTCGCGGTGATCGGCGTCTTCGACGTGGTCGGCACGATCGCCTCCGGCTGGTTCACGGACCGCTTCGAGCCGCGCCGGCTGCTGGCGGTGTACTACGCGCTGCGCGGCCTCTCGCTGCTCTTCCTGCCGATGCTGCTGGACCCCGCGGTGCGCCCGCCGATGATCTTCTTCATCGTCTTCTACGGCCTCGACTGGGTCGCCACCGTTCCGCCCACGCTGGCCCTGTGCCGTGAGCACTACGGCGACGACAGCGCGATCGTCTTCGGCTGGGTCCTCGCCTCCCACCAGATCGGCGCGGCCCTGGTCGCCTTCCTGGGCGGCTTGGCACGGGACGTCTTCGGCTCGTACGACGTGGTCTGGTACGCGTCGGGCGCGTTGTGCGCGGCGGCGGCGATGATGGCACTGGTGATCCGGCGCCGCCCCTCGCTCGCCACCCCAACACCGTCCTGAGACCGCCGACCGCCCGGCCGCGGCGCTGGCTGGTCGTGAGGCTGCCCGGCCGCGGCGCTGGCTGGTCGTGAGGCTGCCTGGTCGTGGGGCTGCTTGGTCTCGTCCGCGTCCGGTTGTGACACCGTCCGGCCTCGAACCCCCGCCCCGGGCCCCGCCGCTGCCGGGCCGTCAGGCTTCCTCGCTTCCTCGCTGCCTCGCCGTGGCCGCCGCCGCCCCGCTGTGTGGCCCCCCGCCCCGCCCCCGCCCCCGCCCCCGCTCCAGTGGTGCCCGCGCGCTGCCCGGGGCTGTCTTTGTCGCTGTGGTGGTGGCTTGGGTTGTCAGGGGGCGAGGATGATTTTTCCGGTGGTGCGCTTTTCCTCTATCGCGTGGTGGGCCGCGGTGGCTTCGGTCAGGGGGTACACGCGGTCGACGGTGATCTGTAGGCGGCCCGATTCGATGCGGTCGGTGATCTGTTCCAGTACCTCGCCGGAGGGCTCGGCGGTGACCCAGACGTAGCGCAGACCGCGGGCGGCGGCCTGCTGTTCGTCCGTTCCCGGGTCGATCGACGCGCCGATGAGCAGGCCGCCCGGCCTGAGCACGTCGAGGGAACGGGGCCCGTACGCGCCGCCGACCAGGTCCAGGACGACGTCCACCGGGGCCACGGCGGTCCGGAAGTCGGTGGCGGTGTAGTCGATCAGTTCGTCGGCGCCCAGTCCGCGCAGGAAGTCGTGGTTGGCCGCCCGCGCGGTGCCGATGACATGGGCTCCGAGTTCCTTGGCGAGTTGCACCGCGACATGGCCGACGCCGCCCGCCGCCGCATGGATCAGCACCCGGTCGCCGGGCCGGACCCGCGCCAGCACGGTCAGCGCCTGCCAGGCGGTGAACGCGACGAGGGGCACGGCCCCGGCGTGCACCAGGTCGAGGTTCTTCGGCGCGGGCGCCAGCGCGTCGGCCGGTACGGCGGTGAACTCGGCGTACGCGCCGCGCCCGGTGACCGCGAGCATGCCGTACACCTCGTCGCCCGGCGCGAACCCTGTCACGCCCTCGCCGACCCGCTCGACGACGCCGGACACGTCGTTGCCCGGCGTCCACGGCAGGGTGACCAGCCCGGGCACGCCGCCGGCCCTGAGGACCGTGTCGCCCGGGTTGACCCCGGCGCCGGCGACCCGCAGCAGCACCTCCCCGGGGCCGGGTTCCGGCACGTCGGTCTCGGTGTGGACGAGCACCTCGGGGCCGCCGAACTCGGACTGGAGGATGGCGTGCATACGGGCGGACATCAGGACTCCTCGTCGGCGGGGTGCGATACGTCCCATCGTCGGCCTGTGTGATGTCCGCGCGGAAGAAGGCACTTGTCTGATATCGAGGTTCTTCATGGATACCGGCTTCGACCTGAGGAAACACGGCGGCGTGGACGTGTTTCTCCGCGACTGCCCCACCCGCGCCGTGCTGGAGTTGATCGCGGGCAAGTGGACCATGCTGGTGCTGGTGGCACTAAAGGACGGTCGGCCCATGCGGTTCGCCGAACTGCGCCGGCGGCTGGACGGCGTGACACCGAAGATGCTGACCCAGACCCTGCGCTCGCTGGAGCGCGAGGGCCTGCTGACGCGCAGCGTGTACCCGACCGTGCCGCCGTGCGTGGAGTACCGGCTCACCGGGCTCGGGCGGGAGGTGGGCGGACTGATCCAGAGCATCACCGACTGGTCGCAGACCAACATCGACGCCATCCGGGCGGCCCGCGAGGACTTCGACGAACGAGCGGCCCGCCAACCCCCACGGGCGGCCTTCTGACCGCCCCGGCTCGCCGACGCGAGCGCAAGCACAGCGACTGGACGACTACTCCACGTATCATATGGCTACATTCCGTGACGTACGGCTGTGCTGCCCGTCTGTTGCCCGTGGAGGCGATTCATGACTTCTCTGGACCGTCGTGGTGTGTTGAAAGGCCTGACGGTCGCCGCCGCCGGGGCCACCGTGACCGGCGCGGTGACGGGGCCGCCCGCGGTGGCGGCGCCGCACGCGGTGGCGGGGCAGGCGGCCGCCGCCCCCTTCCCGCAGCCGGAGACGCGCAGGGCGTCGCCGTCCACGGGGAGGCTGGCAACCCGGTTGACCGTCCGGTTCACCGAGCTGAACGTTCCCGGGGTCGGCAAGGTGCTCACGCGCACCTACGAAGGGTCGATCCCGGGGCCGACACTGCGGGTGCGCCCAGGCGACTCGCTTGAGATCACGCAGGTCAACGCGTTGCCGCCGAACACCGGGACGCACGAGGACGACGTCAACATCCCGCATCACTTCAACACCTTCAACCTGCACACGCACGGGTTGGAGGTGGACCCCACCGGTGACGCCGACAACGTCTTCCGTGTCTTCGAGCCCGCCGAAACGCCCGGCGACACCACGACCTACCGCACCGTCATCAACGTCCCGGAGGGGCATCCGGCCGGCACGTTCTGGTACCACCCCCACCATCACGGATCCACCGCGACCCAACTGCTCGGCGGCATGAGCGGCGTGATCATCGTCGAGGGCGACATCGACCAGGTGCCCGAGATCGCCGCCGCCAAGGACGTCGTCGTCTGCATCAGCGAACTCAAGGTGTCCGCCGGACGCGTGCCGGATCTGACGTCGCAGGCCACCTATGACGACATCCCCTCGATCTTCCTCGTCAACGGCGCGTTGAACCCCGTG is a window encoding:
- a CDS encoding GlxA family transcriptional regulator — translated: MDSATGFRPHRVAVLALDGLLPFELGIPHRIFGRPKDAEGRHLYEVVTCSIRPPGPVETDADFAIMVANGPETLATADTVIVPACYELGPVFEEGVLTDDLAAALAHIRPGTRLASICTGVYVLAAAGFLDGRPATTHWADSDRLQRLFPQIDVDPDVLFIDDGDVLTSAGVAAGIDLCLHIVRRDHGTAVANDVARRTVVPPHRDGGQAQYIERPVPDPQTATTTGARAWALGRLHEPIQLRDMAEQEAMSVRTFTRRFREEVGISPGQWLTQQRVERARHLLESSDLSVDQIARDAGFGTAQSMRQHLQAALGVTPTAYRRTFRTGADRPGLGGPRVGTTGHNRSNGTGASGRSGRALETTQAGGTGRGGGTGRGGEGHGGIGTLR
- a CDS encoding MFS transporter is translated as MTQTSEAPAAIEDKKPTPRLRIHRAWFVAAVTFVTIIGAAAFRSLPGLLIDPLHEDFGWSRGTIGAAVSINLALYGLTAPFAAALMDRFGIRRVVAVALTVIAAGSLLTVWMTAAWQLLLCWGLLVGLGSGSMALAFAATVTDRWFMARRGLVSGILTAASASGQLIFLPLLSWMVTRYDWRPAAVTVALAALAVVPFVWLLLRDHPADVGQKPYGAQEFVPKPPPLEGAARRTLRVLFSAVRTGPFWLLAGTFAICGASTNGLIQTHFVPAAHDHGMPVTAAASLLAVIGVFDVVGTIASGWFTDRFEPRRLLAVYYALRGLSLLFLPMLLDPAVRPPMIFFIVFYGLDWVATVPPTLALCREHYGDDSAIVFGWVLASHQIGAALVAFLGGLARDVFGSYDVVWYASGALCAAAAMMALVIRRRPSLATPTPS
- a CDS encoding NADP-dependent oxidoreductase, which produces MSARMHAILQSEFGGPEVLVHTETDVPEPGPGEVLLRVAGAGVNPGDTVLRAGGVPGLVTLPWTPGNDVSGVVERVGEGVTGFAPGDEVYGMLAVTGRGAYAEFTAVPADALAPAPKNLDLVHAGAVPLVAFTAWQALTVLARVRPGDRVLIHAAAGGVGHVAVQLAKELGAHVIGTARAANHDFLRGLGADELIDYTATDFRTAVAPVDVVLDLVGGAYGPRSLDVLRPGGLLIGASIDPGTDEQQAAARGLRYVWVTAEPSGEVLEQITDRIESGRLQITVDRVYPLTEATAAHHAIEEKRTTGKIILAP
- a CDS encoding winged helix-turn-helix transcriptional regulator — its product is MDTGFDLRKHGGVDVFLRDCPTRAVLELIAGKWTMLVLVALKDGRPMRFAELRRRLDGVTPKMLTQTLRSLEREGLLTRSVYPTVPPCVEYRLTGLGREVGGLIQSITDWSQTNIDAIRAAREDFDERAARQPPRAAF